A genomic segment from Candidatus Desulfarcum epimagneticum encodes:
- a CDS encoding Family 2 glycosyl transferase produces the protein MKLIIQIPCRNEEKTVGLTLSQLPRKLEGVDVVEWLVIDDGSSDRTVEEAKYAGVDHIVRLNRPRGLAAAFMAGLRASLEAGADIIVNTDADNQYRAGSLPDLIRPVLEKKADMVIGERPIDRTPHFSYIKKKLEKLGSLAVRIVSGADVPDAASGFRAMSRKTAARLNVFSAYTYTLETIIQAGQKGMSVSSVPVKTNPPTRPSRLVKSVPGYIGRSVMTIARIFAVYRPFVFFTALGMALMVPGVVIGLRFLYFFFFTSSSGGHIQSLIFACILIIMGFQSILSAFIADLLSVNRRMLEDLQYKDREKRAG, from the coding sequence ATGAAGCTGATCATACAAATTCCCTGCCGGAACGAAGAGAAAACCGTGGGGCTGACCCTGTCCCAACTGCCGCGCAAACTGGAGGGAGTGGACGTCGTCGAGTGGCTGGTGATAGACGACGGCAGCTCCGACCGCACGGTGGAGGAGGCGAAATACGCCGGCGTGGACCATATCGTCCGCCTGAACAGGCCACGGGGACTGGCCGCCGCCTTCATGGCCGGGCTGAGGGCCTCTTTAGAAGCGGGGGCGGACATCATCGTGAACACCGACGCCGACAACCAGTACCGGGCCGGGAGCCTCCCTGATCTCATTCGCCCGGTTCTGGAGAAAAAAGCCGACATGGTGATCGGGGAAAGGCCCATCGACCGGACCCCCCACTTTTCATATATCAAAAAAAAGCTGGAAAAGCTGGGGAGCCTTGCGGTGAGGATCGTCAGCGGCGCGGATGTCCCCGACGCCGCCAGCGGTTTTCGCGCCATGAGCCGAAAGACGGCGGCCCGGCTCAATGTGTTCAGCGCCTACACCTACACCCTTGAGACCATTATCCAGGCCGGCCAGAAGGGCATGAGTGTGTCCTCGGTTCCGGTGAAAACCAACCCCCCCACCCGTCCGTCCCGTCTGGTGAAAAGCGTTCCCGGCTACATTGGCCGATCCGTCATGACCATTGCGCGGATATTCGCGGTGTATCGGCCCTTTGTTTTTTTTACGGCGCTGGGAATGGCGCTCATGGTCCCGGGCGTTGTCATCGGCCTGCGTTTTCTTTATTTTTTCTTTTTCACATCATCGTCCGGCGGACATATCCAGTCCCTCATTTTCGCCTGCATTCTCATCATCATGGGCTTTCAGTCGATCCTGTCGGCCTTTATCGCCGATCTTTTGAGCGTCAACCGCCGCATGCTGGAGGATTTGCAGTATAAAGACAGAGAAAAGAGGGCTGGATAA
- a CDS encoding conserved hypothetical protein (Evidence 4 : Unknown function but conserved in other organisms), with product MSDYVKDLVNYRLGRAKETIEDAKLMANAGSWNNCVNRLYYACFYAVSALLTQQGLSASKHTGVRSLFNLNFVKTGKIEKKMSRLYNDLFEKRQEGDYVDFVYFSEPQIMPLIPKAEKFIEKIKELLAI from the coding sequence ATGAGTGACTATGTCAAAGATCTGGTCAACTACCGCCTTGGCCGGGCAAAAGAAACCATTGAAGACGCAAAATTGATGGCGAACGCCGGCAGCTGGAATAACTGCGTGAATCGTCTCTATTACGCATGTTTTTACGCGGTGTCCGCTTTGCTGACACAGCAGGGTTTGTCCGCGTCAAAGCACACAGGAGTCAGATCCCTTTTTAACCTTAATTTTGTTAAAACCGGAAAGATCGAGAAAAAAATGTCACGATTGTACAATGATCTTTTTGAGAAACGTCAGGAAGGCGATTACGTGGATTTTGTATACTTTTCCGAGCCTCAGATTATGCCTCTGATCCCGAAGGCGGAAAAATTTATTGAAAAAATAAAGGAATTGCTTGCCATCTAA
- a CDS encoding conserved hypothetical protein (Evidence 4 : Unknown function but conserved in other organisms), with product MRKEKLLKRVKNNVLEIEPGAEIILYGSRARLDSREYSDWDFLILVDGDLDSSRTDAIRHKIYEVEWESGEVLSSIVRSRREWGNPHYRVMPFYRNVARDGIRI from the coding sequence ATGAGAAAAGAAAAATTGTTGAAACGGGTCAAAAACAATGTTCTTGAAATAGAGCCGGGGGCCGAGATTATTTTATACGGTTCAAGAGCCCGCCTGGACAGCCGGGAGTATTCCGATTGGGATTTTTTGATATTGGTGGACGGCGATTTGGATTCATCCAGAACGGACGCCATCCGGCATAAGATTTATGAGGTTGAATGGGAGTCCGGAGAAGTGTTGTCCAGCATTGTCAGGAGCCGAAGAGAATGGGGGAATCCTCATTATAGGGTCATGCCGTTTTACCGGAATGTGGCAAGAGACGGGATACGGATATGA